Proteins from one Scyliorhinus canicula chromosome 24, sScyCan1.1, whole genome shotgun sequence genomic window:
- the nmba gene encoding neuromedin Ba, producing the protein MSAYSLPRMGQLSFLAYLAVFSYLSVTTSVSLDLTELRNKVSKIKVNPRGNLWATGHFMGKKSLFDYPDGHEVNAARLPLNSPEVAMDLKNLFTQKMLEAALDQAEGKRVRYNSVTEGTELLMKIIERYVKNSEK; encoded by the exons ATGTCTGCATATTCCCTCCCCAGAATGGGGCAGCTCAGCTTCCTCGCTTACCTGGCTGTATTCTCCTACCTGTCTGTCACCACCTCGGTCAGCCTGGATCTCACTGAACTCAGAAACAAAGTTTCCAAGATTAAAGTTAACCCCAGGGGGAATCTGTGGGCGACag GGCACTTCATGGGCAAGAAGAGCCTGTTTGATTACCCAGATGGGCATGAGGTTAACGCAGCGAGGCTTCCCCTGAACTCCCCCGAAGTTGCCATGGACCTGAAGAACCTGTTCACCCAGAAGATGCTGGAGGCTGCCCTAGATCAGGCCGAGGGAAAGCGTGTGAGGTACAACTCTGTCACTGAG GGAACGGAGTTATTAATGAAGATTATCGAGAGATATGTTAAAAATAGCGAGAAGTGA